A region from the Flavobacteriales bacterium TMED191 genome encodes:
- a CDS encoding TolC family protein, which produces MKKYIIIIFCITSLAYAQNTITLEQAIQYGLTNSKDLAIAKNDVEIIKNTNHVGAAGLLPMINISSGYNGSVNDTELEFNSFLDFGSDMGSEIEASEARSSNINSSIGLTYKLFGGFSGIYTLNKFKNQNSIADNNIRYQVENKILEIIQQYYDLLNQQNIHSIFKTSYNISLDRYQQALEKHNYGAISKLDLLNAEVDLNQNKINLEEAMINLHSSRQGMSLLLGVPDSTISLKHEFNFNYNLKLDDLTKQTKSNNTSIIISELNYKVSEYELKIAKSSFSPNIDFFSSYSYSNIQSETSFISKQNNYGLVAGLNVEIPIFSANMRRKAFKSAKINLESKELSRKQIQETIITALATAYYNYSESLNNLDLLKKNLKTIEKKAQISRDLYDSGQLSNLEYRESQMLLDQAEINYSAKLSATKIQEYIIYQLSGQLQKK; this is translated from the coding sequence ATGAAAAAATATATAATAATTATTTTTTGTATTACATCTTTAGCATACGCTCAAAATACTATAACATTGGAGCAGGCGATACAATACGGCCTTACAAATAGTAAGGATCTAGCAATAGCTAAAAATGATGTAGAGATTATTAAAAACACCAATCATGTTGGTGCTGCTGGTTTGCTACCAATGATTAATATTTCATCTGGTTATAATGGCTCTGTTAATGATACTGAACTAGAATTTAACTCATTCCTAGATTTTGGGAGTGATATGGGCTCTGAAATTGAAGCATCTGAAGCTAGATCTTCAAATATAAACTCTTCTATTGGTCTGACATATAAGTTGTTTGGTGGATTTAGTGGAATCTATACTTTAAATAAATTTAAAAATCAAAATAGTATTGCTGATAATAATATAAGATATCAAGTTGAAAATAAAATACTAGAAATTATACAACAGTATTATGATCTTCTTAATCAACAAAACATTCATTCAATCTTTAAAACAAGTTATAATATATCTCTTGATAGATATCAGCAAGCTCTAGAAAAACACAATTATGGTGCAATATCAAAATTAGACTTACTTAATGCAGAAGTTGATTTAAATCAAAATAAAATAAATCTTGAAGAAGCAATGATTAATCTCCATTCTAGTAGACAAGGAATGTCTCTGTTGCTTGGTGTTCCTGACTCAACGATATCCTTAAAACATGAATTTAACTTTAACTACAATCTTAAATTAGATGATTTAACTAAACAAACTAAATCAAATAATACTAGTATAATTATTTCAGAGTTAAATTATAAAGTTTCAGAATATGAATTAAAAATAGCAAAATCATCATTTTCTCCTAATATTGATTTCTTTTCCTCATATTCTTATAGTAATATACAGAGCGAAACAAGTTTCATAAGTAAACAAAATAATTATGGTCTTGTTGCAGGCTTAAATGTTGAAATACCTATATTTTCAGCTAACATGAGAAGAAAAGCCTTTAAAAGCGCTAAAATAAACCTTGAATCAAAAGAATTGTCTCGTAAACAAATTCAAGAAACTATTATTACTGCTCTCGCGACCGCTTATTATAATTATAGTGAATCGTTAAATAATTTAGATCTATTAAAGAAAAATCTTAAAACAATAGAAAAAAAAGCTCAAATAAGTAGAGACCTATATGATTCTGGTCAATTAAGTAATTTAGAGTATAGAGAATCACAAATGCTTTTAGATCAAGCTGAAATTAACTACAGTGCTAAACTATCTGCTACAAAAATTCAAGAATATATTATTTATCAATTATCAGGTCAATTACAAAAAAAATAA